From a region of the Syngnathus scovelli strain Florida chromosome 19, RoL_Ssco_1.2, whole genome shotgun sequence genome:
- the LOC125987026 gene encoding uncharacterized protein isoform X1 produces the protein MPRKSKKAQALKVTWQKRKNNTDSGSADKPTAAKELMAIEPENSMEVMSTSHDPVTCVLASYSQDHPKYADSRNSQCAANSVTFLAFLQETDNVTSAHLDLVLDRGNELYVATVAMLKAEGRYEHHHLATDEIPSIVNGFHKQHVLIKYQSMYGLFNSSIADVAFMMLRDGLQCLVSEINCAILVMNSLFIAVFQNQGRYGYFDPHARERDGLPLPAGAPHGTAVMMLFTHLNDLIDKLIQVFTLAGAAPTTQYELMPVSFQPIDNASDREMATDAESSLMRTHNDDAMLSQSAAEMTQRVVTGESRPCASKDYESIEEAHDNSKVECTQQKQTRDVLKIAKSKRKTFQRRTQAHKIIDKAMARVTKQETRRINANLKKKESYGQTPEIRQRKKSYIVTRYQQDPNFRVKQKSFAVDRYCKHDTIKMKQRSYIKQRYGHDDTFRNRQRSYIKQRYDHDDTFRNKQRSYIKQRYGHDDTFRKKQRSYIKQRYGDDDTFRNKQRSYINLRYSHNDEFRNKQRFYIKQRYGHDDQFRNKQRSYIKQRYGHDDQFRNKQRSYIKQRYSHDDTFRNKQRSYIKQRYGHDDEFRRKQRSYIKERYALDPVFRSKQKENTSLVWKAKHDSSMKANANRTAMKLLQKYRVINRLCKERNDCAIMKAVALFQVQVKNGPTFVCTVCHRALFPNQVRQLIQYKKNKDVVASCLTRRFVHVCDRECNTCCKVPDERKMEWICHTCHAHLKDGKMPALAVSNNLQLADIPTELCDLNILERHLVSKCISFAKIVPLPKGQQRAIRGNVVCVPSEVEETVNVLPRLRSRSQVLRVKLKRRLCYKGHQIFQTVTWSKLMSALIKLKQIHPQYRNITIRNDADLCDPTLADDESSSDGDEMNESDYNEEDLEAIHTFERDALCELNSDSQNDPCGNVQNQQSADNVEEGDAPNGGVILESCLQPNDVSEEIMSFTQGIYCVAPAERNNPVSFFRTPKLEAMAFPVQFPTGKNTLDEGRQIKLTPSKYFKTRLCCVDERFARDTNYLFFAQFVTEIYQATSSMRIQLRKGKPFTRDGRRINNAMLQDKREVEKLVRSKDAVRFMTPLRGTPAYWERTTKDLFAMIRQLGTPTFFCTFSAAEMRWEEVITAIKAQQGEVVNFAELDWATKCEILRSNPVTTMRMFDKRVEALFRDLILSPAQPIGEVVDYFYRLEFQHRGSPHIHCLIWVKGAPVFEEASEGAICEFVSRYISAQLPDPEKEPELYKKVTEVQMHSKSHSKTCVKHQGANCRFGFPKQPCETTMIITPAACENQDQHKEKQVVANDKLVRVQRLLNEPETSSLTLPQLLAKCKLTDAEYMECLYMTASKSSVVLKRDPKDCWVNNYNRHLLLAWDGNLDIQYILNAYSCIAYICSYISKAEHGLSQYLKSVIENSRNENVNESDEMKQIMQAYSKKREVSAQECVARACGLHMKQSSRSMIFVQTSDNALKMSYPLSLLEGKTQESHEVWMTGLPDKYKCRPQTKDFEVMCLADFASTCRIVYGKQVRGKNVLRLLNDMGFVQKRKEKPAVIKYCKFSEQKNPEEYYCSLLKLYLPHRANCQLKSERCPSYQLFHDHACVQLPYSDSVERVCEIVKRNRERYEKHSKDIDDAIQEVEESGLVINEWCHLAPESELQRLECIEEINARDEPNDNVEENVPDYNVRSETTEISIVTEAAAIDPTVLRDMYRNLNQKQAAVFYKVRDWCIKRVCNSKPIEQFFYYINGGAGTGKSHLIKCIHAEATKILNRLPRLAEEADISKQTVVLAAFTGTAAFNISGTTLHCLLKLPRCLKPPYHGLGNKLDEVRAELSIAEILIIDEISMVSKDLFAYVNARLKQIKGINLPFGGMSVVAVGDFFQLPPVRQSKPLCVYDPTRLDHWRDNFKKITLTTIMRQKDDVAFAELLNRLRVKEKSEELSELDRALLATRYTSPEMCPSHILHVFATNKQVDGHNSAMLTLLHKDIVQIDADDYKKDKRTGRMARQTFPVQGAKSELPDSIKVALGARVMLTRNIDVQAGLCNGTFAKIVELVNYPNEARVQKLGLELDHVSNTARAANRVYIDRQEEKLKKAGVMRRQFPIKLAFACTIHKVQGMTTSEAAVSLKGVFEHGMGYVALSRVTSLSGLHILHMDERRLHANPEITAALAEMAEDSLESVMPLLHVMPSVDRANHLVVIHHNTEGLSCHVQDIRCHHELHFADVLCFTETHFQGSVADGRACLEGFTMFHRNRRDSYTNCPDLATKLGGGVGICVKSHIAAQEKKYIQGVTDIEFVVVKLEAPLNVLIAAVYRPPGNSLRTFLPSLGNLLRYLEVMDHHQILVCGDFNEDMQSASFKPILDLFRSTGYTQLITTATTDKNTLLDLIFVSRPQCALHSGVLQTYYSYHNPVFCVLTTER, from the coding sequence ATGCCACGCAAAAGCAAGaaggcgcaagctctcaaagtaACCTGGCAAAAGCGTAAAAATAACACAGACTCTGGAAGTGCAGATAAACCAACAGCCGCCAAAGAATTGATGGCCATTGAACCTGAAAACTCTATGGAGGTAATGTCTACATCTCATGATCCTGTAACATGCGTTTTGGCATCCTACAGTCAAGATCATCCAAAGTATGCTGATTCCAGAAACAGTCAGTGTGCTGCAAACTCTGTTACATTTCTAGCTTTCCTGCAGGAGACAGACAATGTGACCAGTGCTCACCTGGACCTTGTTCTCGATCGAGGCAATGAGCTCTATGTGGCTACTGTGGCTATGCTGAAAGCAGAAGGACGGTAcgaacatcatcatttggcaacCGATGAAATTCCATCCATTGTGAATGGCTTTCACAAACAACATGTGTTAATAAAGTATCAGTCAATGTATGGTCTTTTCAATTCCTCTATTGCTGATGTGGCATTTATGATGCTCCGTGACGGACTTCAGTGCCTGGTGTCAGAGATAAATTGTGCTATTTTGGTTATGAATTCATTGTTTATTGCAGTTTTCCAAAACCAAGGAAGATATGGCTATTTTGATCCACACGCCAGAGAACGTGATGGGCTCCCTCTGCCTGCCGGTGCACCACATGGTACAGCTGTCATGATGCTTTTTACACATTTGAACGATCTGATAGATAAGCTCATACAGGTTTTCACTCTGGCTGGTGCCGCTCCCACTACTCAATATGAATTGATGCCGGTAAGTTTTCAACCTATTGACAATGCAAGTGATCGTGAAATGGCGACTGATGCAGAATCGTCTCTTATGAGAACACACAATGATGATGCTATGTTAAGCCAGTCTGCTGCTGAGATGACACAGCGTGTGGTGACGGGTGAGTCCAGACCATGTGCTAGCAAAGACTACGAGTCCATTGAGGAGGCGCATGACAACAGTAAGGTGGAAtgtacacaacaaaaacaaacacgagATGTGTTGAAAATTGCGAAATCCAAAAGGAAAACATTTCAAAGACGAACTCAAGCCCATAAGATAATTGATAAAGCTATGGCGAGAGTCACAAAACAAGAAACAAGGCGAATAAACgcaaacctgaaaaaaaaggaaagttacGGCCAAACTCCAGAGATTAGACAACGTAAAAAGTCCTACATAGTGACTCGCTACCAGCAAGACCCTAATTTCCGTGTAAAACAAAAGTCGTTTGCAGTCGACCGCTATTGCAAACATGACACAATTAAGATGAAACAGCGATCTTATATCAAGCAGAGATATGGTCATGACGATACATTTCGGAACAGACAACGTTCCTATATCAAGCAGAGGTATGATCATGACGATACATTTCGGAACAAACAACGTTCTTATATCAAGCAGAGATATGGTCATGACGATACATTTCGGAAGAAACAACGTTCCTATATCAAGCAGAGATATGGTGATGACGATACATTTCGGAACAAACAACGTTCCTATATCAATCTGAGATATAGTCATAATGATGAATTTCGGAACAAACAGCGCTTTTATATCAAGCAGAGATATGGTCATGACGATCAATTTCGGAACAAACAACGTTCCTATATCAAGCAAAGATATGGTCATGACGATCAATTTCGGAACAAACAACGTTCCTATATCAAGCAGAGATATAGTCATGACGATACATTTCGGAACAAACAACGTTCCTACATCAAGCAAAGATATGGTCATGACGATGAATTTAGGCGTAAACAACGATCTTATATCAAAGAACGTTACGCACTTGATCCTGTATTCAGATCCAAGCAGAAAGAAAACACGAGTTTGGTCTGGAAAGCCAAACATGATTCATCAATGAAGGCAAATGCAAATCGCACTGCAATGAAACTGCTACAAAAATACAGAGTCATCAACAGATTATGTAAAGAGAGAAACGACTGCGCAATCATGAAAGCTGTTGCGCTCTTCCAAGTTCAGGTAAAAAATGGACCGACTTTTGTTTGCACAGTTTGCCACAGAGCATTATTTCCCAATCAAGTACGCCAGCTGATCCAATATAAGAAAAACAAGGACGTTGTTGCAAGTTGCCTTACACGAAGGTTTGTTCATGTTTGTGATCGTGAATGTAACACATGCTGCAAAGTACCGGATGAGAGAAAAATGGAGTGGATATGTCACACCTGCCATGCACATCTCAAAGATGGTAAAATGCCAGCACTTGCTGTAAGTAACAATCTCCAACTTGCAGACATTCCCACTGAACTGTGTGATCTGAATATTCTGGAAAGACATCttgtttcaaaatgcatttcattTGCCAAAATTGTCCCTCTGCCAAAGGGTCAACAACGAGCCATTCGTGGGAATGTTGTGTGTGTACcatctgaagtggaagaaacggtCAATGTCTTGCCCAGACTAAGAAGTAGGTCTCAGGTGTTGCGAGTGAAACTGAAGAGACGACTCTGTTACAAAGGGCATCAGATATTTCAAACTGTCACGTGGTCCAAGCTAATGAGTGCCCTGATaaaactgaaacaaattcatcCGCAGTACAGAAACATAACCATTCGCAACGATGCTGACCTTTGTGACCCGACGCTCGCTGATGACGAGAGCAGCTCTGATGGAGACGAAATGAACGAAAGTGACTACAATGAGGAAGACCTCGAGGCAATCCACACATTTGAGAGGGATGCTCTCTGTGAATTGAACAGTGACTCACAGAATGATCCTTGTGGTAATGTGCAAAACCAACAGAGTGCTGACAATGTGGAAGAAGGTGATGCACCAAACGGTGGGGTTATCCTGGAGTCATGTCTCCAACCAAATGATGTGTCAGAGGAAATTATGAGTTTTACTCAAGGCATTTACTGTGTGGCTCCTGCAGAAAGAAATAACCCTGTAAGCTTTTTCAGGACACCCAAACTTGAGGCCATGGCATTTCCAGTGCAGTTTCCAACTGGAAAAAACACCCTTGATGAAGGGAGACAAATAAAACTCACACCaagcaaatatttcaaaacacgTCTGTGTTGTGTGGATGAACGTTTTGCTCGTGATACAAACTACTTGTTCTTTGCTCAGTTTGTGACTGAAATTTACCAGGCAACATCAAGCATGAGAATCCAGCTACGCAAAGGTAAACCTTTTACCAGGGATGGTCGAAGGATAAACAATGCTATGCTGCAGGACAAACGTGAAGTTGAAAAACTGGTGCGCAGCAAAGATGCCGTCCGTTTTATGACTCCCCTGAGAGGGACGCCAGCCTATTGGGAAAGAACCACCAAAGATCTCTTTGCAATGATCCGACAGCTGGGTACACCCacatttttttgcacattttctgCTGCCGAAATGCGTTGGGAAGAGGTCATCACTGCCATTAAAGCGCAACAAGGTGAGGTGGTGAATTTTGCTGAACTTGACTGGGCTACCAAGTGTGAGATTCTGCGCAGCAATCCAGTGACGACAATGCGCATGTTTGACAAACGTGTGGAAGCTCTGTTCAGAGATTTGATCCTCTCTCCGGCACAACCGATTGGTGAAGTCGTTGACTACTTCTACAGGTTAGAGTTTCAGCACAGAGGAAGTCCTCACATTCATTGTCTCATATGGGTTAAAGGTGCCCCTGTGTTTGAGGAAGCCTCAGAAGGAGCCATCTGTGAATTTGTGTCTCGCTACATCTCGGCTCAGCTGCCGGACCCAGAAAAGGAACCCGAATTGTATAAAAAAGTCACAGAAGttcagatgcacagcaaaagtcACTCCAAAACGTGTGTCAAACACCAAGGTGCAAACTGCAGATTTGGTTTTCCCAAACAACCGTGCGAAACCACAATGATCATCACACCTGCAGCctgtgaaaatcaagatcaacacAAGGAGAAGCAGGTGGTGGCAAATGACAAGCTTGTTCGTGTGCAGCGTTTGCTGAATGAACCTGAAACATCATCCCTGACTTTGCCACAGCTTTTGGCTAAATGCAAGCTCACTGATGCTGAGTACATGGAATGTTTGTACATGACCGCCTCAAAGAGTTCGGTTGTGCTCAAGCGAGATCCAAAAGACTGCTGGGTGAACAACTACAACCGCCATTTGCTTCTTGCCTGGGATGGCAACTTGGACATCCAGTACATTCTGAATGCCTATTCGTGCATCGCATACATCTGCAGCTACATCAGCAAAGCTGAACACGGTCTGAGTCAATACTTGAAATCTGTTATTGAAAACTCACGCAATGAAAATGTCAATGAGAgtgatgaaatgaaacaaatcaTGCAAGCGTActcaaaaaaaagagaagtgagTGCTCAGGAGTGTGTCGCACGTGCGTGCGGCTTGCATATGAAACAGTCCTCTCGCAGTATGATATTTGTACAAACGAGTGACAATGCGCTGAAAATGAGTTATCCTCTCTCACTCCTTGAGGGCAAAACGCAGGAGTCTCATGAAGTGTGGATGACTGGCCTGCCAGACAAATATAAATGCAGACCCCAAACGAAGGACTTTGAAGTGATGTGCTTGGCTGATTTTGCATCAACATGCAGAATTGTTTATGGCAAACAGGTAAGAGGCAAAAATGTTTTGCGTCTGCTGAATGACATGGGGTTTgtccagaaaagaaaagaaaaacctgcAGTCATCAAATATTGCAAATTCTCAGAACAAAAGAATCCAGAGGAATATTATTGCTCCTTGCTCAAGCTGTACCTGCCTCATCGTGCTAATTGCCAGTTAAAATCTGAACGCTGTCCCTCATATCAGTTGTTTCATGATCATGCCTGTGTACAGTTACCATATAGTGACTCTGTGGAGCGTGTGTGCGAAATTGTCAAAAGGAACAGAGAAAGGTATGAGAAACACAGTAAAGACATTGACGATGCCATCCAAGAGGTGGAGGAGAGTGGGCTTGTCATAAACGAATGGTGCCACCTGGCTCCTGAGAGTGAGTTGCAAAGACTCGAATGCATTGAGGAAATCAACGCAAGAGATGAACCAAATGACAACGTGGAGGAAAATGTCCCGGACTATAACGTAAGGTCAGAAACAACAGAAATTTCCATTGTGACAGAGGCTGCTGCCATCGATCCCACAGTGTTACGTGACATGTATCGGAACCTGAACCAAAAGCAAGCGGCTGTCTTCTACAAGGTCAGAGATTGGTGCATAAAACGTGTGTGTAACTCAAAGCCAATCGAGCAGTTCTTCTACTACATCAACGGTGGCGCCGGGACCGGCAAATCACATCTGATCAAATGTATCCATGCAGAGGCTACCAAAATACTGAACAGACTACCACGGCTGGCTGAGGAGGCCGACATTTCCAAACAGACGGTTGTTCTCGCAGCCTTCACTGGCACGGCGGCTTTCAACATTTCTGGGACAACTTTGCATTGTCTGCTCAAACTGCCGAGATGTCTCAAACCCCCATACCACGGCCTGGGCAATAAACTGGACGAAGTCAGAGCCGAGCTGTCAATCGCCGAAATACTCATTATCGACGAAATTTCCATGGTGTCCAAAGACCTCTTTGCCTATGTGAATGCCAGGTTGAAACAAATCAAAGGCATCAATTTACCTTTTGGTGGCATGTCTGTTGTTGCTGTTGGAGATTTCTTTCAGCTCCCTCCCGTGAGACAGTCCAAACCTCTATGCGTGTACGATCCCACTCGGCTGGACCACTGGCGTGACAACTTCAAAAAGATCACGCTCACCACCATCATGAGGCAGAAAGATGATGTTGCCTTTGCTGAACTCCTGAACCGACTCAGGGTCAAAGAGAAGTCTGAAGAACTGTCGGAACTGGACAGAGCTCTGCTTGCCACAAGGTACACTTCTCCAGAAATGTGTCCAAGTCATATTCTGCATGTTTTTGCCACCAATAAACAGGTAGATGGCCATAACTCTGCGATGCTGACTCTGCTTCATAAGGACATTGTACAAATTGATGCAGATGACTACAAGAAGGACAAACGAACTGGCAGAATGGCGAGGCAAACTTTCCCTGTGCAAGGCGCTAAGAGCGAGCTCCCGGACTCAATCAAAGTTGCCCTCGGTGCTCGGGTTATGCTCACACGTAATATTGATGTTCAAGCAGGTTTGTGCAACGGGACGTTTGCAAAAATTGTGGAATTGGTCAACTATCCGAACGAAGCCCGTGTCCAGAAACTTGGGTTGGAACTTGATCATGTGAGTAACACAGCGCGTGCCGCTAACCGTGTGTACATTGACAGACAGGAGGAAAAGCTGAAAAAGGCTGGAGTGATGCGTCGACAGTTTCCTATCAAGCTTGCTTTTGCCTGCACGATCCACAAGGTACAAGGCATGACAACATCAGAGGCTGCTGTTTCGCTGAAAGGCGTTTTCGAACATGGTATGGGGTACGTAGCTTTGAGTAGAGTGACTTCGCTCAGTGGTCTGCATATTCTGCATATGGATGAGAGAAGACTTCATGCAAATCCAGAAATCACTGCTGCTCTTGCTGAGATGGCAGAGGATTCTTTGGAGAGCGTAATGCCCCTCCTTCACGTGATGCCGTCGGTAGATCGGGCAAATCACCTGGTTGTCATCCATCATAACACCGAAGGGCTGTCTTGTCATGTGCAGGATATCAGGTGTCACCACGAACTGCATTTTGCTGATGTTTTGTGCTTCACAGAGACACACTTTCAAGGATCTGTGGCTGATGGACGTGCCTGCTTGGAAGGCTTCACAATGTTTCACAGGAACCGAAGAGATTCTTACACAAACTGTCCTGACTTGGCAACAAAACTTGGTGGCGGCGTAGGTATTTGTGTCAAAAGTCACATCGCGGCCCAGGAAAAGAAATACATACAGGGTGTGACCGACATTGAATTTGTTGTGGTGAAACTTGAAGCTCCCCTCAATGTGTTGATTGCTGCCGTTTACCGGCCTCCAGGCAACAGTCTGCGCACATTTCTGCCAAGCCTGGGAAATTTGTTAAGGTATCTTGAAGTAATGGACCATCATCAGATCTTGGTATGTGGAGATTTTAATGAAGATATGCAATCTGCCTCATTCAAGCCCATTCTTGATTTGTTTCGCTCAACAGGTTACACACAACTCATAACCACTGCTACCACTGACAAAAACACATTGCT